The nucleotide window TCTGATCAACATGTCACAATATCCTTGCAGCAGATACtgagtatgtgtgtgaatgtttgacaaaaaacatttaatcaTAGTTGAAATCAAATATGGATGTTTTTGATTTAGTGAATGAGACTTGTAATTCCCACTTAAGTCCAGCTTTGAGTTCACGTCTTCATCTCATGGTTCATACCTTGATGCCATATCTGTTTCGCATGGCAGCTCTTACAGACAAAACTGCAGGAGGAACACAAACAGGTATCCCAAAGGCTGCGAATACACCAGGGCCAATTATATCACATAAAGGGAGACAGTTGTTCTCTCCAAATCTTCCTGAAACAGTGCAGGCGAGACAGGGGCAGCACCAGAATCCATAGCAgcctgaaaaacacagaaacacatcaaCAAAGTGGCAACAAGTctcaaaagacaaagaaaaaagtccTGTagttctgaaaatgaaaatataatttcTGAGTCATTCAAATTTAACTGGCTTCTTACAAGTACGTGTATCCTCAAAGCAGTCAAGGAGACCACTGTCCCAGTCTGTCAAGGGTTTTTCTGCCATTGTATGTTGAACTTCACCCACAGACACTGAACGATCGCTCTGTGAAAGTCGAGAAGCagaaaaagtcaaataaaatgaaagtcaAAATGTTAATTTTGGAGTACTTTCTATCAAACTTATTTACGAGACCTGAGACATTGAAATATTTGTAGCAATGGGAGAATTTAAGTAGAGAAAGAAATTGAAACCAAAGTGTGTGTTAAGGATATTGTGGTCATTTTTTAATTCTTCAATTAAGCTCTATTAATATATCCATAATTCACAATAGATTTTATATAACAAGGTAAAAATTCTGCAGCATAATAGAGAAAAACACCCAAACATCTACAATGAACAAGCATTTGGGGATGTAGGAAGAACAAGCTTTCTACACACATCCAAGTGACTTTCAAACAAACAGCAATACATGGTTGACATATCTCAAAAAGATGACTTGTGTAACTTGAAACACGAGTACAGTAATGCGTGGGTAAACAACTCTCTCCTGAACAGAATATGTAGACTGGTTTGGAAGTGAAAGTCTGTTACGCTTACAGTTCAGACAGTTTAATCCACTTTATCTGCCCTCTACAACAGACAGCCTAGAATTTGGAGTTTGGGATGTTTGCCTTCGGGAATACTAataacaacccccccccaaaactctAGAAACACAGGGTATTAAAAATGTATACCTCTCTATACTGCTCAATACATTTGAGtcttttttgtttcagtttaaataAACTTCAGCTTTTTACAGTCACACCGTCATGATGGCCTCTGTTTCTCCGAAGAGGACTAATATACAAAATGCACTGTGTgtacacacatttttatttatccacTTGTTAATTTCTTGGaaatacatacattttcttTACAAAATGTCTCTAGTATCATGGTACAAATAACTAAGTACTGATCACTAAGTTGATGTAAAATGACTCGTAGAAAACTGGAAGGTCTTACCTGCTCTTGCTGGACACTGTTTGCGCACCTCTGACACTTAATGAATGAAAGGATCCTTGGCTCTTTGGATAAGGAGTGTCAGTGGCATTTGAGCCAACACAAACAATGCTGCAAAACCTgaaactctggaaatggaaacaTGAAACTAAAAGTGAATGTCCATTATGTGGTAATAAATGCATCCTAGGTGATTTTCTAATCGGGTGATtttctaccacctgagccacagccaccccatgGGTTGCCGtgggtggtagagcagatcagctactgattggaaggttggtgattcaatccttggcttccccagtctgcatgcaaagtatccttgggcaagatgctaACCCCAAGTGCTCTCCGATACTttcattggagtgtgaatgtgtgtgaatgttggttAGATTGCACTAGAGTTTAGAAtgtgcttgtatgagtgggtgtgaatgggaTGAATGATGCATGTTGTATGCAGCGTtttgagtagaaaagcactgtataagaatcagtccattttgTGCCCACACCATGCCAGTGTTACACACGTggggaattgataagaatttagcgaTTCCGATTCCAATATCGATATCCCTCATCGATTCGATTTCTTATTGATTCTCATTTGCTCCACTTTGAGAGTCACCACCATCTCTAAGTAGCATATCAACGACATTACATTAATGGAAAGCAATTACATGGTGCATGGTCTAATGTTTGTGAATGTTGGAGgtatttcccctctttgttgtgTTCAGTGCTGGGGTCATAACTCCAAAAAAGCAAGTTGTTACAgatattacacagaacacttttcttaTAAGTAGTGCACTATATTACTTATTACACCCAGGAGAAAGACATTTGTCGTACTACTCATTAtgttactttcatgttactctgtaaaatgatctgaaacacactGTGTCATGATCGCCAATTAATATAAACCTGTGGCTACAGCCCAACACACCAACAAAAATCCCTGTcttaatgaggacacacatccTCTTTCTCTTAGGatttaggtatgaacacaaagccaacaacacaaagcaaagatgaaaaccaccGCAAAGAGATTTCAAAGCAatgattctactttagaaacagGATGATGAATGTTGGATAGAAAGCATTTAAGCAGAAAGAGCTTAGaaagaaagtgcttgtgtgaaacggtgaatgaggcaagttgcatGAAGTGCTTTAAGTGTTTAGATGCAGTACAAAAGCggtatataagaaccagtccaatTACCGCTTACCATAACTGTCCCGCAACCTGGTCAATGAATGGGTTCAGCCTCAACAAAGAACTTATTTTCAAGACTAGTTCCCCTCTTCCAGCTGTTTAACTTTATCCTTGAATGCTAACCGTTAAACATAGTGGATtacctgaaattttgcagtgttttaAGGGGATTTTAAGGGTTTTCACTTGAAGCCTTGGACTTCCTTGCCACACTGATGAGCTTTGTCATTCCTCGTATCGAGGCCTTCCATAAGGAGAACTATTCTAATCAATGTGGAAAAAGAAGTCTGTCAACAGGTTTAGTTgtgaaaacactgacctttgggCAGATCTCTGCATCATGTTCTGGTTTGACCAGATTAAACGTACTTCATGTCTCAGATGTAAATAGCTGTTGTTAGAACTTCAAGAACCAAAGATGGGTGAACAAACTTGTCTTGGCGTTGTTGTTCGCCCTGTCGCAATGTTAGCTAAATGGTGATCCTTTGAAACATGGTGCCACTGAGTCTCTGTAGTGGACATACTAATTCTTTAGACTTTTTTGGGTACATACATTTAAAACCTTTGTGAAGAGTTATGGATTTATCCTAAGACAATCTTTCTATCGGTGCAATACCGTAAAGCATTCAACTCAAGCCTCAAGGCACTAGCTTGGCTTTTACCATGATGAATCCAATGTAGCACTGTCCGTCTTCATTGAGAGTAAAGGCAATGTTAATGACGGCTGTAATTTCAATCAACATCTTCTCTGAGAAGAAACGATGCTGTTGGTGCTGCATTGAGAACAGAGGCAACGAGACATAAGGTCTGGGTATGTACGGGAGTTCGACCTCTCAAAGGGAGCCTTTCTGTGCattccatttcttttctttggcAGTTACATGGATCAGTGGTAAGGTCTTGGATGAGGGCCTTGCACTGAACAGTGATGCACAGCTATAGAGGATATGCCTGATAAATGAAGGATCGTTCTTGCTTAGAAGCCTGGAAAATTAAGATCTCATATTCAAGGATCCAGCATAGTCCAAGGCCACGTTGACAAGGTCAAGAGTCCGTCcctatgtctgtgtgtgaagaCCTTTGCCAGGTTATTAGCTGGCAGTTCAGTGTAACTGAAAATCTGATTTAGCTTCTCTTCTATCTTATCTTTCTTTAAAAGACTGACAGCCTCCATTTCTGTCAGGAGTGAGGTCAGATCATCGTCAGCATAAAGATTCCAGAAAACAAATTCCTTTTCTTAACCCATAGTTGCCCAATTGTTTGATGGTTTCCACTCTTGTTCATGGTTTagttgttgtttagttgtttaGTGTTAATTGTAGCTTGAACAGTTTCTTGTGTGCAGAGGTGTTAAAGAACCACATTCCTGATGTATAGATGGTAACTGAAAGTTTGACTTTTGAAAAATGCCTGTTTCATTACTTGTGTTGGTCCACCATGACGTGGTGTCTTTAAGaactgtttttaatatatttttgcatTCTTAGCACAATTAGGATAATGCAACTCCTTAACAGGACTGTagtgtggctgtagctcagggtTGGGTTAGAGCGACAGCTCTAAGGTTGgtggttggtggttcgatctccgtctgctccagtctgcatgccacaTGCCATTGACAAGatcccaagttgctctccgatgcgtCCATCAGAATGCACAGTCACACTGAAAATACAACTCAGACCAGCTTACATTAACAAAACATTCAGTGATTTAGTATTACTTCCATACAAGTTAGGACACACTTGTTTATATACACACCAAAATAGTATGTTTAGGATAGAACAGACAAGTAAGTGTTTTATAGACCCGCAGTTCATCTAAAGAAAAAGCAGCTTTCAGTCGCACCATACATGCATCACAGCGGAAATATTAAAGTTATAACATAGCATGGCAAGTTGAAGGCATACATGAGCCAGGAATTCACCACTGCACCCCTGACTGAGCAGTGAACTGAATGAGCTATAGAAGAGGCTTCCAGAATACCAACTGTGACCACGAGAGGGCACCAAAGCACAGGAACACTAGGTGAATGTTACACATTTAAACAATCCCGACACAGGATGACAAACTTAGTGGAAAGATGACTAAGTTTTGCTCTGTTCTTTAATGCTACAAAGTATACATAGTAAGATATACTGATGTATTAGAGAAAGATGTGTGCACGCCTCCTCCAGGAGAATTTATcttagttttttattattattaatttttaggGACGAAGTTGTAGTTTAGCTTTTCAATTTGAAATGTGTGCTGAATCAAGAAGGTGTATGGGCTTGTTCTACCCTAACCCCGCGGTTAGGGTTAGGGGCTGGGGGCTGGGGTAGCATACATTTGAATCAAAAtacatttgattctttttttaataattaaataaccTACAAAATTGAATGTAAAATACATAGATGATGTAAAAATGACTGTCGAAAGCTAGAAGGTCTTACCTGGTCTTGCTGGACACCCTGTGTGCACCTGTGAAAAGGAATAAATAGGAGTAGGAGGGCACAGAGTTGGCATATGCTCAACacaaaaaatgctgcaaaacctGAAACTGAGGAACGGAGTAAGGAAATCAAAAGTGCTCTCCAAGAAGATcaagaaaaaatatgtttgtggttttttttaatagagagAGAAGTCTTaatcttatgtttttattgcatCCAAGTTCCTtttaaacatacaaacaaatgcACGATCGACCTGACCCATCaaggatgtttttttaaaagcatttaaacataaaagcaaatatGTATTACATAAAAAAGTTTTATGTCAGATTGTTTCACAGGtttcattttattgttgttCTATTGATGTGTTAAAATAGAGAAACAGCTAAATgttcttcatttattgtttgaAACAGAAGCTAATGATAGTCATCATTATGTTTGTCTGTTATCTGAAGGATCCTCGAAGTCTCAGGGTGTGACCCTGAACTAGATGTGACTGTTAATGAGATACAACAGACATGCTGTACAGGTCGGTTTAGTTTTCTTAGACTTAAAAGTCATCAAAAGTGCAACTTCTTCCTTCTTAAAGCTACtgtgaagaaaattaaaaaattaaaggaagCTCACTTTGTATGAAAAGTATGAATAAAAGACATTTGGAAGACATTTCAAAAGCACTGCAACTTTTCTTATTTTGTTATATTGTATTTGAatcttttgatttgttttttaaatcatggGAGAATAATGATATTACTCATGTACATTTATAgttgtttattactattattggaTGTAATTTTATGTAATACTAGACTAAACCCTGTGACAGAGTGGTGACCTGTTCAGCTTGTACTCTGCCCCTCCCTGTCAGGGTCAGAACTTTGAgtttattctgtatttttgatttcttatgTTATATTGCAAATATGTTAAGCTCTTGTCTTGTTGTTATTAGTTAGGGTTTAGTTGAGTTTTAGTGTAGTTTATGTTTCAtctatgtctctgtgtttgcgggtcttttcctgtcttctgtgttAGTCTGTCTTGTTCTCTTTGTTTAATGTTTAGTTATGCCCGTGCTTTCGTCTCCCTTATCTGTTTTCATGCGTCTCTCCTTCTGTTCCATGtctgtcatgtgtttcatgtcgtCAAGCTTGTTTTATCATGTCTACGTCTCTCCatggttcctgttttattttgaaattcttgtttccatgttcagtggATTTACCTAACGCCCCTGTGGCGTTAGGTAAATTTGTGTTTCCCCAGTGTTTCTGCTTCCCTCAttacccttctgtgtatttaagtcctctgtctccctttgtttcaaggagccagactggaggagccagggatcgaaccaccaaccttctgatcagtaggtgacctgctctacagcATCTGGAACTAGATTTTATTTGCTTTCACCTCCTGTAAATAAAGCTCACTCCCATCACAGCCagtgcctgcatcttgggtcaTTCTTCATAACTCCACACAGCTTGCTTCACAAACTgtgacagtttttgttttttgctatcAGCCTAAATAAATAGCTCGCTTTTTGTTAtactttgttttctctctcatgTCTGCTTTTGGTTCTGCACTGCAAACACATCGGCCATCTTGGCCTTAACACTTGCCCTATAGACACTATACCATTGGCTCCTGCTTTGCTTGGATTTTaatcaaatatatttaaatactgATTAAGAACATCTCCTTACatccacc belongs to Oreochromis niloticus isolate F11D_XX linkage group LG17, O_niloticus_UMD_NMBU, whole genome shotgun sequence and includes:
- the LOC109195091 gene encoding cornifelin — protein: MAEKPLTDWDSGLLDCFEDTRTCCYGFWCCPCLACTVSGRFGENNCLPLCDIIGPGVFAAFGIPVCVPPAVLSVRAAMRNRYGIKGSLCKDIAISCFCEWCSWCQMHRELRHRKKTPTVVNIQNNTVVNMQPIPTVQPGVMMMMPAQPVATGFMTQPTVVIQTK